The stretch of DNA CCAGTCCCcgctttcttcttcatcttcaaaaatTACACCCATACTGCTGATAATTTTCTTCGAAACCGGATCACATAATCTCCATGCTTTTGATTCTTCGTTGACTCCTAAAATATGCATTTTTTGCTCTTATCATCCAACttgctcctttttttttctctagacCATGGGCATGTGTTACACAACCGAAGATTTGAAAATATTCCACCACTGATTTCTTACCACTACATGCCTCTTCTGGTGTTGTATATTAAACTGTTGTCGTTGGACATCGATTTTGAATGTGCACACACCATCGCACACCATCAGGCCAGAAAGTTATGGGAACTTGTTTCTAACTTAGCATGGATCGAACAACATTCATAATCGTCATGTTCTTCCTCTTGGCAACTCCGTTCTGCTGGGGTATAGGCTGCTGTCAATTGCCTAATGATGCCTTGTGACCGACAAAATTCTCCAAACTCATTTGAGTTGAACTCACCACCCCTGTTTGTCCTCGGACATGTTATGTATGCCCTTGTCTCATTTTCAACACAAGCCTTGAAGTTTCTGAATGTGACAAAAGCTTCTGATTTTTCATGCAAGAAGTAGACCCAAGATTTACAAGTAAAGTCATCGATAAAACTTAAGATGTACCTCTTGTTGCAGCTAGAAGTTGGCGTGATATGACCACATATGTCTGAATGGATTAGCTAAAGCGGTTTTGATGCCATCCATAAGCTTTTCTTGGTTATAGTCTCTCTATGTTTCTTTCCAGTCAAACATGTGGTGCATATCTTCTTTAGAGGCTTCAACAAAGGTAAACCAATTACCATATTGTAGATAGACAACATTCTCAATCCCTTGTGATTCAAGTGCCCAAATCGGCAGTGCCACATGTGAGCTTCTTTGTCAACCACTCCTTCAATCTTTAGACATATAGAGCTCTTTGTTTCCATGGAGGCTAACACAAAGAACATTTTATTCCCACTCATATCAGTTTGCATAATCAAATCTCTCTTAGGATGAAACACTTAGCAAGTCCCATTTTGATTCAAAATAGCTAACCCCTTCTCTTGAAGTTGTCCCAAGcttaataaattgttttcaagcTCATGAATAAATTGAATCAAAACAATAGAAATCACCTGAATTATGCCATTCATTTATACTCTTATGCTCCCTTTCGCAACCACTGCCATTGTTGTGTCATTCCCAAGTTTTATTGTTCGACTAAACTCTTCTTCTAGATCAAGGAACCATTCTTTGTTCTCGGTCATGTGATTACTGCCTCTTGAGTCGAGGAAACACACCTTCTCCCTCTTAGTTTCATGATGCTCTACATATGACATCAACAAAAGctcatcttctttttcttcttctaactCAACATAATTTGCTTTCTTATCCTAGTCAAGACATTCATATCGAAAGTGTCCCAACCTATGACATTTTAAAcactcaataatttattttcttagagGTTGTCTTCCTCTTCCTCGACCATGTCCTCCTTTGAACGTGCCTTGACATCTACTTCTGCCTGCTCTGTCTTCATATGCCACTTTCAATATATGCTCCTCTTCATGATAACCTTGCATCCTTTGTTCTTGAACTAACAAGCTCCCATGCAATTCATCGATGCTTAACGTACTTAAATCATTTGACTCCTCTATTGAGCATACAACATAATTGAATTTGGGAGTCAAAGATCTAAGTACCTTAATGACCACTGTTTTCTGCTATATTGTCTCGCCATTTAACTTCATTTTGTTTACTATAGACAAGGTTCGACCCAGGTAATTATCTATCTTTTCTCCTTTTTTCGTGGTGAGAATCTCAAACTCTCTTCTTAGTGCCTGAAGGTGAGCTCTTTTCACCTTAGTGGATCCTTGATACTTCTGCTTCATTGAATTCCATATTGCCTTCGAAGTCCCTTTGTCAATAATTGTCTCTagaatttgtttatttaatgctTGGAGTAGATAGTTTTTGACCTTCAAATCTTTGAGTTTGGCTTCCTCCACCATCCTCCTCTCTGCCTCATTTGCTAATGACGTCCCAATTATCAATGTCAGAATTCCTTCATCCACCAGACTCCACATCTCCTTACTTCTTAAAAATTTCTACTCGTCATCGCCCAATAATCGTAATGGCCATCGAATATTGGGATGGAGTGTTGCAGAAACTTCTTCGATTTTGACATTctgctctctctctctctctctctttgtGTTTCACTCACACCTTTTCACATAATCAGGACCTTTACAAAGTTCTGATAATAATTGTTAAAACTCAAAGACTAATATAGTCAACTGGAaggaatatatattattattgaatgaTAGTAAACTAAGGCTATATATATCCAATACAAAATGActgacaaaataaataactaaccACATCTAACAACCCTATAATATAGTGAAAAGAATCAAAGCAGTAAACAAACTCCTAAAAAATTGGTCTCCCTAAATACTAGGACttattaaacaaacaaaaattaagtcTGTCAGTGAATGCATTCATTATACTCAAGTGGTTTGGAGAAATTCACAAAGTGTTGGATGTGGCAAAGTAAGATGTGATAATGGAGGCACTTTCATTACTTGCAACTATCCCCCCCGGTAACTATGCCAACCAAAGACCATATTAACTGCATCATTCATTTTGGTTCCATCATCACTTCAATTATgatacaaacaaattaaatgaatcttatatatcaaacaataaataaatctaGGAAAAACGTGTGTATTAAATTCCTAACTACTCGTAATTTTATAGTATTTAGTTGTCAAtgtttttctattataaaataatgtttatcATGTTTGATATTGATGATATATATTAATCTCTACAAACAATGTTAAGTCTGGATGATTGTAACTGTTGAGAACTATTAAGCTATATAAACTATACATATAGATAAAATTGTGAATAAAGATAATTTGTTTGGTTGATTTCTATTTTCTGTACAAGTAGTCttcatagaaaaagaaaaaaaaaaacatgatatcAACTATACAactaaacatataaataaaattgcgAGTAAAGATAATTTGTTCGATTGATTTCTATTTTCCGTATAAGTAGTCTtcgtagaaaaaaaaaaagaacatgaTATCTTATTGGCCCTTGTGGCCGAAAAAAGACCAACTAATGTTAATCACCTAAACTCGCAGGTATTGTGTGAAATGAGAAAGTTATCTCATATATATCACACCCTTAAATTTAACCTTATTTTTTACTTCTACTTTGCGGCATTTTCTaacactaaaataaatatttcatttttttatttattatttgtcagCTAACCTATGAGATATTATAGATATACGTTGAAAACTTTTTATATACTCAAATGGAAAACTCTAATACATAGTAACTACATTTACAcgatatttaattaatattataatattgtaaaatattccaaaaaaatatatttctttccataaaatatttatttctaaatacaaaaatttgtttACTAGATCAAGAACATTAAGAAATTTGGTATAGTATTACAAATTTTACAGTTATTATTTATACAAGTCAAAccttcaaaagaaaattaatttttctttggtTCTTTTTAAAAagccaaaatttataataataataataataataataataataataattaaaaaaaaaatagttattatttttcagCTTTTGAGTCATACATAATAAATAACcttaattatctatatttttgacaaaacgAATAACCATTTTAATTTGCAAAATTTGACGTTATAAAAAATCCCTATAAATACATCACAATAGTTTAAACATTTTTCATCAAACACAAATCAGTTAATAtagtaagaaaaaaaatgggtTCATTTTCTGTATTGTATATGTTGGGCTTATCACTCATTATGATGGGTCACATTGCACATGCCCAAGACTTAGAATCAGATGCAGACTATGTTAACGCACACAACATAGCAAGATCTAATGTTAGTACTAGGGTTCCACTTCCAAATGTGGTTTGGGATGATTATCTTGGTCATTTTGCACGTGTCTATGCCTATCAACGCACGGATTGTAAATTGATACACTCCGGTGATAATAGTTTCGGCGAGAATATCTTTGTGAGCGATCGCGACATTAATGGCACGGACGCAGTGAAATTGTGGGTGAATCAGAAACGATATTATGATTCATCTCGTAACAAATGTGTTGGTGGTGAATGTCACCAATATACTCAAATTGTTTGGAGAAAATCAGTAAGTATTGGATGTTACAAagtaaaatgtaaaaatggAGGCACATTTGTTATTTGCTATTATGCTCCCCGTGGCAACATTTTGGGCGAAACACCATACTAACTCATTTCCCTAATTGATACCAGCCTCCCCCtccctctttctttctttttctttttcttttctctctcctttttaaaattaggtttattatgtatttttttttttacaaaaagggAGTTTGGGCTTCAAGCCCAACTTCTTTTATAATGTAgtcctttttttttgttgttgatagattcattattattattcatattattaattttttactaaacttattttctaagccaaatttcattttactttcTTCAAATTGGatgtttagttttttatttatttttagtttctctctaaaaaacaaaacaaaaatattaacaataaatatttaaattgattgaGATGagacatctaattaatcttaaatatttataacatctGAGTTGTGATAACTTGATaaccttaaactctaaattaattatcttttaatcAAATTGGATCGATCAAGATATGATGTCTTCTCAGTCATTGTTTAAAACGAATGAGTTGTGATAACTctgttattttaaatattttcaactaatttcaaacaaacaacCAAACATACTCAATATAATAAATTCCACAGGCCTGAGATCTTTTTTCCTTTATCAAATTAACAATATcttctaattaaatttaaatttcccCTAGAAAAcgtatttctttaaaaacaatcaacacatccgtaTTTTTTGCCCAAAAACTATTGATTTATTCATCGCAtcaggagatacgtaggagcaagatcgtACTATTgtaaaacataataataataataataataataataataataataataataataataataataataaatttaaactttaggaaagaaaggagaaaaattatatttatctttagTTTATCACTCATTATGATGGGTCACATTGCACATGCCCAAGACTTAGAATCTGATGCAGACTATGTTAACGCACACAACATAGCAAGATGTAACGTTAGTACTAGGGTTTCACTTCCAAATGTGGTTTGGGACGATTATCTTGGTCATTTTGCACGTGTCTATGCCTATCAACGCACGGATTGTAAATTGATACACTCCGGTGATAATAGTTTCGGCGAGAATATCTTTGTGAGCGATCGTGACATTAACGACACGGACGCGGTGAAATTGTGGGTGAATCATAAACGATATTATGATTCATCTCGTAACAAATGTGTTGGTGGTGAATGTCACCAATATACTCAAATTGTTTGGAGAAAATCAGTAAGTATTGGATGTTACAAagtaaaatgtaaaaatggAGGCACATTTGTTATTTGCTATTATGCTCCCCGTGGCAACATTTTGGGCGAAGCGCCATACTAACTCATTTTCATTTGTTTAATGTATCATGTAATTACGATATATTTGCTACTCAATATTTGAATAATTGGTAACTTTCTTTATTTTGAATCACTTAAATATTGTGTCATAATTCATATGGTACATCTTCAGACACACTAATTCAAAGAGATTGagaatcaattttttcaatagTCGTATATTTCTTTTACATATGTGAACAACaatgattattaatttagtttgaaatataaattataatacttAGTTTAAAAATCTATACATCCTCTTCAAAGCTATAGCAATTAAAAAACtagattgaaaaataattttattgtgcaaattaattagttaattacaTAAGTTAACTACAATAGTTAGTTATACTAGTTTTATATTATTCATTGACCGAAAAACaaggtatttttaaatttcttaaatattaatattatacatatatatatatatatatatataatatcttttttattatcacaatatatattcaaataaataaatcatgttCATGATCATGTtaggtttatttatttatttctctttccTTCTTCAATATTCAATATTATTAACAGTAAACTCAACACGAACGATAGTCAGCTATCGCCACAGTTggatttcttctttttcattttattttcgtcttcttcttcttctttctatccttttttcttctttcttttttttcctttctttcttcttttttctttctttttttcttctctcatTTCTCTATTTGATACCAGCCTCCCCCtccctctttctttctttttctattttgtttctctctcctttttaaaattaggttttttatgtatattttttttttagaaaaagggAGTTTGGGCTTCAAGCCCAACTTCTTTTGTAATGtagtcctttttttttatagattcattattattattcatattattaattttttattaaacttattttctaagtgaaattttattttactttcttcaAATTGGatgtttagttttttattttatttctaatttctcctaaaaaaacaaaataaaaatattaacaataaatatttaaattgattgaGATGAgacatctaattaatattaaatatttatcacatctgagttgtgacaatttgatgactttaaactctaaattaattatcttttaataaaattggaTCGATCAAGATATGACATCTTCTCAGTCATAGTTTAAAACGAATGAGTTGTGACAACTCtgttatcttaaatattttcaactaatttcaaacaaacaacCAAACATACTcattataataaatttcataagCCCGAGGTCTTTTTTCCTTTATCAAATTAACAACATcttctaattatatttaaatttccCCTACAAAACGTATTTCtttaaaatcaatcaacacGTCCGTATTCTTTGCCAAAAAAACTACGTAACTTTGATTTCTTCATCGCAtcaggagatacgtaggagcaagatcgtattattgtaaataataataataataataataataataataataataataataataaaattatatttatctttagtttattttgaaaaaattatatttgtatttaaaagaggagaaaataaatttatataagttaacattaattttgcacaattaattataggtaaccgtattttaatgAATGTCGTAGAGTGCTCATACCTTTCCTActcataatcgactcccgaatttAAAATTTACTTGTAAAACTAGTTACAATCTAACCAATTTTAtataatcaaattcaattctATGGATTGATTATAAAACTGATTacgataaataatttttatatataggtagattgattatgtggatAAAGTGTCCATGTACTACCCTAACCCTATTCCACATGGCCACATTCTATCTCTAaccatcatattttttttatttaattttaaaatacaaaaataattgaaaactgGCACACAATGAATTCTTATaagcaaaattttatttaatttaaatattttgaaatatatataagttttgaaaaaaatctaaagtttaaattttttagaacacTTTTTATCtttctaaaaaatgaaattttgaatttatctaAATACATCATCTATATTTCAAAAaagttaatttgaaatttttgaaacaatttGAAATCTATAAGAATAAGAGAAATTTTCAATTTGTtctattgaaaataaaaagaaaattataaaataaataaataaataaataaataaataagtcattttgatttatttataatattgatattgtagTTATGCTATTTTGATTCGAGGGGAACAAAACTCTGATAACACCGTAGGTCATTTTGAATGATTCCTCACTAGTATTAAATCATCAGTTCTTGAGTAAAgaagaattattaattattaatttttttttttggacctGTCAAAGTTAATTGTAAGTATTTATTAGAAAGTTAACGAATGAACATTGAACTCAACACCTTATATCTCCGAAATCATATGGTCTGCCCTCATTCAATATTACCAAGTAGGagtgtaattatttgttttgatttgcTTTGGGACGAAAAAATGTTTcgaaccaaaaattaaaattagttaattttagttgatttaatttttgttatctaTTTACGAAATATAAAAGCCATGAATAACATATTGGTTTGATTTGACTTAATTGGATTattaatttaagatatttatGAATGTTCatacatatttttcaattttcctttttttgccatcaaaattaaatagataattaGTGCAAGCTATGTTGTCTAGATTACAATTTTGTACCACTtttgaaactttaaaaatatttatgaatgtTCATACATATTTTTCAACCTTCCCTTCTTTGccatcaaaattaaatagaatattAGTGCAAGCCATGTCCACATTACAATTTTGTACCACTTTTGAAaccttcaaaaaaatttatgatatttttcaaCCTTCCTTTCTTTGccatcaaaattaaatagaatattAGTGCAAACCATGTCCACATTACAATTTTGTACCATTTTTGAAACCTTTAAAAAATTGACTAGTGAAAATCCTCTATATATACATGTATTTCCTTATCATTATCACATGCTAATCCACATTAACATAGCTCATAAAAACAAGTAGAGAGCCACAACTCATAGCTCATAAAGCAAGTAGAGAGCCACAACTCAAAATGAAATTCACcatttcatttttgttatttttcttagtCCTAATCCCCTTTGCATTTAGTGATCTAAAGGTTGGATTCTATAATTCAAGTTGTCCAAAAGCAGAAAATATCGTTCGTCAAGTTGTTCAAaccaatttcaacaaaaacaatTCCATTACCGCTGCTTTTCTCCGTATGCACTTCCATGACTGCTTTGCTAGAGTAAGCTACTACATACCCCACAATTAATTCTTTGTATactcataataataaaatttactcATTTTTCTCTCTATGCTCAAAGTTCTAAATAGTGATCTACTTTCATAAATTTTCcattataaaatcataattttagaaCTCAAGGTTCTATTTATCTTTCTCTCTATGCTCAAGGTTCTATTTATCTACATTCATAAATTTTCGATtacaaaatcataattttagaaCTCTATAAAATCAATGTGGCATTTCAATTTTTTCCatttccatatttttttattaaatacattattgtgatgattttgatggaatagatattaaattaaattaatgttgtaaaaataataaagttaactaactctaatttttgttttactaagtTTAGTTTAGTGATAAAATATTTCTATCATATAAtctataaaaatgaattaaaaattgtataaaagtataatttattcaaaatattatttcataataaataattgtaagCACATGCATTTCTCTTGCCTTATGAATATTAGACAAATATACAATATTTATCATTACACATGCAATTTGGTTGATTTCATTGATGGGGTGTGATGCATCCATATTAATTGACTTAATGCCGGAAAAGAAATCAGAAAAAAGATGCACAATTAAACAAAAGCGTAAGAGGATACAAAATAATAGACGAAATCAAAAGAATCTTAGAAAAATTATGTCCATCAACGGTTTCATGTGCCGACATAATATCTTTAGCGACGAGTGATTTCATTGTTTTAGCTGGAGGACCAAATTAGAATGTCCCAACCggatcaaattttaatttccaTGGCAGATccaaaaaaattagtataatatttttataaaaaaatatagaaaaaagttgaaattcttctgaattaagaaaaatacaaagatttaattagttttgaaaattaaaatagtaataatcTACAGCATTATAAGTTTTTATAATGAAGTTGatgaaaataattgataaaatttatatataaaatacttgATCATCTAATAAAAAGTGTATTAATGATAATTGAGATGAAAGAGAATTAGAGAAATAGTTGTAACGGCAACATCTATTTTTTGTTATAGGAATAACACATTTAAAAGTGTATTAAActaaagaaataaattttgccactaataaaacacaaattaaaataagttgtGGGACAATAATGCGTTTTCTAATGATTTAAAAGCCTGAAATTAATCACACAATAATGCGTTTTCTAATACACTAAAATCGTgttatgaatttttttcaaaattttaaaaatgttatatattaatgtacttttaaagactaaaatgagtctaatttctttctttttactatgaatttattttattattatcatcaaaatcacTATCGCTAGTAGAAAAAGTAATTTCAGATAAGTCAATATGAATCGAGACTTTAATTTCATCACATAAATGAATTAGATTAAAATGCAACTATTTAGTATTGGGTTGCAAATTATTAAACCCAACCCAATTACTATGGGATATGAGGACCAATGTACAAAATCGGCTCATTCcatttttcttttagttttattCATCTGTTTCAATTTTTATGCCACTTTTGTTACATTAGTTTCTCACAATTATTTGATTGTTGTTATATGATAAGATAAAATGCATGTAATTTTATTACAGTTACATTGtatatcaattaaacacaaatatATTCCTTCTGTTGAACCAGCCAAACAATTAGAGatttataaactttaaaattttagttaaatttatgtttttttattaagtttatatatttaaatatatttctattaataattttaaattagatgataattcttaaagattttatattgttgttattaaaattgtttaaaaaaattacaagatgTTTGAATTGGGTTGGTTTGgacaaatacaatattttatttcagtTAATTGGATTAGGTAAAAAAGATAcaattgttttttagtttttatttttacggACCAACCCATTCTAATAACGGATAAATGTGTTAACCCATTGAAACTAACCCATTTTGATAGTTCAATTGGTAAAATGTTATCCCCATCTTCTATGGAGGTTAAAGaggaaattgatttaattaaaattgactcTTCACTCAAATactatgataataaaaaaatatggttgCTCTATTAAGGGCAAGTTGGCGAGGATGATTATGAGATGTTGTGAGTATTATGTGACTTGTAATTGAATATCATAACTAACTAACGAATCAATCAGTTAATTTGTTGGTTAGATTTCAGTTAGCAATTGTGTTAATTGATTCAGATAATTCATATATAAATAGGCTTGCAAAATAAACCTTTTTCACCACTCTATTGTTGAGTTTCACTAGTTTCTTTGTGTACAAGTAACAACTATAAGCTAACAgggaaaataagaaaaatggaTTATTGAAGGAGAAGTAAAACAAAGAAGTAAAGTTGAAATATGTATAGAAGAGATCGATCACAGAATAAAAACACTAAATTATTAGGCTATTAGAGTTCTAAActataagaaaaagaaagaacaaaagaaaactacctacaaatttaaaacattattttctttatttttattcattatttttttttcaaaagtgcaCACTACACTTAAATAAACGTGGTATATATACAACCAATGAATGATAATCATCCACCTATTAACGTTTTAAGGTTCTAAAGAAAGTTGTAAGAATATAAGAATTTAAAGTGACATTACTTGATatgatgaattattttaattatattttgatgcctagagtaatattttttaacgaAATTATGATCTAATtagtaaatattaaatagtattgatgataattattttatatgttatcttacgtgtgtgtgtgtgtgtatattgCATCATAATTATATACGATGCTTATAATATATATCGGTAACAATGATAACATGCTTAGGATAATACTTAAGTGAATAATTGTTGAAGTAGTGCTTATTATGCATGTCATGTAATGCTTAGAGGTTTAAGTTtactgataaaaaaaatcattttaaaaaattctaacttTAAATTTACTAGAATCATTGTGTTTgagtaatttttaattgaatttttgaaaatataaattaaatctggTGGACTGGGACAATATTTTATGGtttacttttaataaaataaaataaaaactagataGGTTGATTTAAGTGTGGGGTACGAGTATATAAAAGTGGTATGGCGTATAATTTATAGTTTGAATTATTTAAGCGCATGTTATATGGGCTTCGTCTTTTATCAGTCTGGACTTTGATTCATTGTATCcgctttttt from Cicer arietinum cultivar CDC Frontier isolate Library 1 chromosome 3, Cicar.CDCFrontier_v2.0, whole genome shotgun sequence encodes:
- the LOC101514658 gene encoding basic form of pathogenesis-related protein 1-like, producing the protein MGHIAHAQDLESDADYVNAHNIARCNVSTRVSLPNVVWDDYLGHFARVYAYQRTDCKLIHSGDNSFGENIFVSDRDINDTDAVKLWVNHKRYYDSSRNKCVGGECHQYTQIVWRKSVSIGCYKVKCKNGGTFVICYYAPRGNILGEAPY
- the LOC101502531 gene encoding pathogenesis-related protein PR-1 type-like; the protein is MGSFSVLYMLGLSLIMMGHIAHAQDLESDADYVNAHNIARSNVSTRVPLPNVVWDDYLGHFARVYAYQRTDCKLIHSGDNSFGENIFVSDRDINGTDAVKLWVNQKRYYDSSRNKCVGGECHQYTQIVWRKSVSIGCYKVKCKNGGTFVICYYAPRGNILGETPY